From the Lolium rigidum isolate FL_2022 chromosome 2, APGP_CSIRO_Lrig_0.1, whole genome shotgun sequence genome, one window contains:
- the LOC124691038 gene encoding uncharacterized protein LOC124691038, with protein MAMRTPILIIVLRIVVLSVRGHVHARERSTEAANVVGGSYVAREYDSYADGDSDDCLELKELSGEEEVPVTALHRMLFADVLEAPRNYIEGSEKILEVGGKSVSWHSFYLAMKGGGFMDPSVMDVFLKCVDDGLDFLFIPSSLAHILDVDEADPIHLACKLCLNMI; from the exons ATGGCAATGCGGACACCGATTCTGATTATTGTCTTGAGGATTGTTGTCTTGAGCGTTCGGGGCCATGTACATGCAAGGGAAAGGAGCACTGAAGCTGCaaatgttgttggaggtagttACGTGGCTCGGGAGTATGATTCCTATGCAGACGGCGATTCTGATGATTGTCTTGAGCTTAAGGAGCTATCTGGGGAAGAGGAAGTCCCTGTAACTGCTTtgcatagaatgttgtttgctgatgtacTTGAGGCTCCTAGGAATTACATTGAAGG TTCCGAGAAAATACTTGAAGTTGGTGGTAAGTCTGTCAGCTGGCATAGTTTCTACCTTGCTATGAAGGGTGGTGGTTTCATGGATCCTTCTGTTATGGATGTTTTTCTTAAGTGCGTTGATGATGGTCTTGATTTCTTATTTATTCCGAGCTCTTTGGCG catattcttGATGTGGATGAGGCTGACCctattcatcttgcttgcaagctTTGCTTGAACATGATCTGA